In Balaenoptera ricei isolate mBalRic1 chromosome 4, mBalRic1.hap2, whole genome shotgun sequence, the genomic stretch GAGATGATGATgcggaaaatatgaaaaaaagaaaaatagttggaAGTCTATCTCatcctctcaaaaaaaaaaaaaaaggcttggcaTTTAATTCTAACCTTTATTAAATCATGGGGCTGGTTGTAGACCACTGTCTGAAGACagggaaaaacattttattgtagTCCAGGGGACCCCTCCAAAAGCCAAACTAGATAAACTTCACAGAAGttgatacaaaatatatttttctctttgcctaCTGAAAGCCACTTGTAGAAATTCAGCTAATCACAATCTCTCTAAATTAATCAGTCTGGTAGGCAAGAtcctatttctctctttttttacacacacacaaacacacaccacatacttttttttttttttttttttgctgcgttgggtctttgttgctgcacacagactttctctagtttctctagttggggcgagcaggggctactcttagttgcagtgcacgggcttctcattgcagtggcttctcttgttgcggaacatgggctctagccatgcgggcttcagtagtcgtggcacatgggctctagggcacagtctcagtagttgtggcacacaggcttagttgctccatggcatgtgggatcttcccagaccagggctcgaacccatgtcccctgcactgggagggggattcttaaccactgtgccaccagggaagcccaagatcttATTTCTCTTTGAAGCAGAGACAACAATATAAGTAACAgatatatgtaaaacatttgaATGAATCGTTTGATGTCTAagataacaaaaactaaaaatgactGTTTTGTCTACAAGTACAACTTGAATTTCATGGACTTGATTCAGAGCACAGGCCATCAACTGTTATGCAGATGGGTTCTCCTGTAGAATAAGGTAATACAGCCATTACTTATAGCTATTACCAGTAGACTAGTCATTTCCTGATCCACAGTAGcatcaccagcaccaccatcAACATcaaccaccaccacaaccatCAACATCAACATcaaccaccaccacaaccatcaacatcaaccaccaccaccaccatcaacatcaaccaccaccacaaccatcaacatcaaccaccaccaccaccgtcaacatcaaccaccaccaccaccgtcaacatcaaccaccaccaccaccgtcaacatcaaccaccaccaccaccgtcaacatcaaccaccaccaccaccatcaacatCAACAACCACCAACACCATCAACATCAACCACCACCAACATCAACatcaaccaccaccaccatcaacatcaaccaccaccaacaccatcaACATCAACCACCATCAACATCAGGcatcaaccaccaccaccaccaccatcaacatCAACCAACACCAACACCATCAACATCAACCACCGACACCACCATCATCAACACCAACCATCAACCACTACCAatactaccatcaccaccatcaacatcaaccaccaccaccaccaccaccaacatcaaccattatcaccaccaccacaacagggcttatatttacatatttattttactttccaaaATACATTCGTATGCATGATCTCATTAGCTCTTACCTACTTTGTAAGATTGGCAGAAAACTGGCATCACTATCCTCATTTTATCTGTAAGGAAACTAAGGTCCAGAGGGGTGAAGTGATGTGTGCAAGGACAACAAAGTGGTCAATAGTCAAACTCAGACTAGAGTCTGGTTCTTCTGACTCCAAAACTAATGCTTTTTTTAATGGTCCCCACCCTCTCAATGAAAATGAAGAACTTCTGAAAATGAAGATGTTGATATTGACAACTTCGGTTCGATATTCCAGTCAGAGTTTTCAGAATGAATGGCCCTCTGGGACCATATATCCCAACCCTCACATGTTCCAGATGAGCCACTAGCCACTCAAAGTTCATGTGACCCTCTAGAAGTTGAATTTTCATCCAAGGGATTTGACTCCAAATTCAGCCTTCTTTCCATGACAAGAGGCCACCTTCACGTATACACCAAGAGTTTCCCAGACTACTCTAAGAACACTGGATGTTCCATGCCCTTTCCTGGAACACAAGCTTTTCCAGTGAAGGTTGAGTTGTGCTGGAAGCCACTACCCCTGCTCATCTCAAAGCACCAGAAAGCCTGAGAAGGAAACAGCATGCTGGCTTTTGATTACATCCCCATCCACCAGTGGCTCAGTGATGCTCTTCCAGCCCCACTAAAGGGCTCGACTCCTCTCTCAAGGTTCCAGTTAAACCCAAAGCTGCTCCCCAAAGCAAGAAGTTTGGGCCTCTTCTACGGAGGCCTGCTTGCCTCGACTTTCAAGGGATTCCTTGGATTTTGGTGTGGGGCTGCTGTTTCCACACATTATCCCCAGGCTGGCCTGGTTGGGCTGCAGGACAGCTCTGTTGGTAATGGGCAGTGAAGAGCATTTGGCTGCCTTGCTCTGGAGCCCTTTCTTCTTAAGTTCAGAGGTCAAATTTGAGTAATAAATATCTTCCAAGGATTTATCATTCTTTCTGAGGACGTTGCTGGCCAGTCGGAAGAGAAAAATCACTCCGTAGATGCCAATGATGGTGAGGATATACCAGGCGGCACTGGTCCCATCTGGAAGCTGCAGGGCCCTGGTGGAGTTGGTGCTGTTCCTTCCCTCCAAGTGGTCCCTCAGCAGGTGCCCCAGGACAGGGCTGGCCTGGGTCTGGTTGGGGGCTCCCTGGTCTCCTGAGAAACAGAGAGGTCCAGATGAGACCCAGCATTCTGGGCTGAAGTTTGCCTGGCCAGGCCAATAGCAGTGTCTTTACATCAGTGGGAAAATGGGACTGCTGAAAGAGGCTTTCTCTGTTCAATGGGCAGAAGCCTAACAACATACATgtcaatatattctttttagacaggagaaaatcacacaaaagtttaataacatgtatacatgggggagacccaggaaaactgaataactcccatgtcaatatatttttaacaatCAAGAGAGTTCAAAACACCAAATTCTTGAATAGGAAATGCAGCATCATAAAGATGTCAATTGTCCCTAAGATCATCTGTAAAACTAACATAATTGCAATTAAAAGATCAGTAGGATTTTTTTGTGAAATAGACAAACTCTGCATACTGAAAAAGTTTTCCTAATtaggaaaactctgaaagagtGATGAGTGGAAATTAGTTTAGCCAGAAATTTAAACCTAGCCAGCCAgaaaaatgtttactattttttgaatgaatgagtgctttATTTGTCCACAGCCCAGCTGGGGCTTACTGGGCTTTGCAAAGGGCATGAGGGGCTGTTCAGAACCAAGTACAGCTTTCCCTAAAAAGTCTCCCTATAAAACTACAATAGCTAAAACAGTGTGACATAATACATAGACAGgaagaccaatggaatagagtaACAACATCAGTAGAGTTGGAATTGGAATTTGGTAGATAATAAAGGGGTATTTGTAATCAGGAAGGAAAAGATGGATTATTCAATAAGTAGCATTAAAACAAGATAGCAATGAGTTCACGTCTCTCACCTCATGCCCCAAAACAGTCCAGATAAATCAaagattttaacattaaaaaaagaaacaatttaaagTACTAGAAAATAGCatggtagatttttttcccccttatcatCTCAGAGTGGGATATCCCTTTCTaagcaaaacacaaaaattcagaggtgcaaaaaaaaagaagaaagaaaggaaatgctaaattcaactacatagaaaattttaaagtgattGCATACTATAAAACCAGAAGACAAATGACAAACCAGAGAAAAATGGCAATTTATGCCACTAAACTTCTTAATAAGCTTCAGTTCTATAAGAAAAAGTCCAAAACCCCAGTAGAAAATATGCAAAGGATATGGGCAATTAGGTTGGAAAAAGAAATGGACCTTGAACATAAGAAAAGCTTCTCAGTATCACTCATAATAgcagagatgcaaattaaaactgcagcAAGATAACATTTTGTTATCTATCAGGTTTGCAAACTCATGATGTCTCAGAATACACTGGATATGTCTGCAGGGTTGTCAGGCCCTTGCTTAAttgctggtgagagtgtaaatttATACAACCAATATGGAAGGCAGATTGACAAGTTCTATTGACATTACAAACGCATTTACCTTTGACATAGCGAGTCTACctgtaggaatttatcctaaaaatATGCTGGAACATGTCCAAAACAATGCATGTGTAAGGTTAGTCATTGCAGCATTGCTTGTGATGACTAATGCTTAAGAACAGCCTGAATAGCATCAATTAGGAGATGGTTTAATCCATTTGGAACatccatgcagtggaatactatgcagccataaaaagtaacaaagaatTTTCTTGGTACTAAATCTTAACAAATAAAAAAGTGTATAGTGATACAGCTGATATGATCCTATGCATAAAGGAGGGTATGTTATTTGCTTGAAGCTTATATACGTGTAAAATATCTCTGGGAGAATATACAGAAATTGGTACCTGAGGTTGCCCATGGGGAAGAGAACTGGAGCAGGGGACGTACTTTTCACAGATGCCCTTTTGTACATTTTGTACcctgtgtatttattttcaaaaagaaattaatttaaaaatggaagagtACAAGTGGGCACTTTCCTGGTCTCCTTGGTGAAGTGCCCCTGGGTAAAGACACTGTGTGCCCTTCCAAGACCAGAAGATTAAGATCTTAACTGCTGTTTAATTCAAAACTGTTTTCTCTACCAGGAGAGCCAgtgaaaatgaaatgattaaaGTCAGAGAAGTAGTACTGTGAGACATTTTCCAGCTGTTTTATAGGTTCAAATTCTCATTTCTTGCTCTATGTAAACACAGATGTATCCAGACATGTCATAGGATAAATCCCATCACCTGCTGGGTAGACCAAAGGTGCTCCATAAGTGCTTTCTATTTGATATTCACTTGTTGTTAATTCATTTTGCTAATGCAAGGCTCAGAGAGACCAGTAGTTTTACTATAGTTAAttgtcgaatgaatgaataatctaTTACTTTGAGATTAAGGgagaaaccatttaaaaataactgcacaAACCACATGTGACACAGCCCAAATTAACAGatttcattatataaaatttGTCACTCATAAGAAACAGTACAGTGATAAGGAATTTTTTACCGCTGTTGATAGAACGGTTTGAGAACTTAAATAAGGAAAGGGAAAATGTTCCCATAATTATTGAAAAACAAATCAACCCAACAAGAACATCACAAACTTTAATTAGGGCAAGAGAACTTGTTTAAACCTGGAACGCATGTATAAACTTATAGACCTTTCTGTGGATTGTTATAGAATGATGTAATATGttcaaatacatataaaatatacccAACTAAGAACTACAGAACATTAAATTATTTGAAAGCCAGTCCATTTTCCACATGAAAGAAACTCAGTATTTTAATTATTGCAGTACATTGttctttacctttctttttaaatgtataagttAGATGGTATCTTCTGTATCCTATAGAAGAGACAAAGCTTTTCATCTGTGCTGCTTTGCACTTATAAATTAATAATGTGACATATATAAGAAATTCTGCTCATCCTTGCGTCAGAGCAGAATACTCACGTTCCATGAGGTGGTCTTTTCCTTGACTCTTAAGGAGGCAAGTATAAGCAGCTGCCATTGAAAGAGAATAACTTCTTTTTGCAAATGATCACATTCCTACTGAAGTCAGGCTGCACTGAGGTTCAAGAGAAGATAGCAACAAGACGCCCAAAGAATCTTAGGGCAGCACCAAATAGAAACTCAGCAGAGAGAAATTGGActcattttctctccttcagtTAATCAGAGGATCGAAGTCGATCTGTCATCTGTTGGCTCAGAATAGAAAGCACTTCCTGGCTTTGGCTTGCTGAGAAGATCCAAAGCACAAGAGTTGTTTAAAAACATGCTGGTACCAAGGAGCCTCCAGCTCTTGCAGGTCCCATCCAGGACAGCGGTGGCAGGAAGCTCTCCGAGGCTGGCTTACAGCCTGGAGGGTTCCTGAAATTCCCTGTTCTGCACCTGTTGCAGGTGTGGCTGATTGTCAGGTGTGGCAGAAACCCATTGTCATAGGGCCAGGAAACTCCCTGGTCAAGAGTCACCAGCTTCCTCTAGGACTGTCCCGGATGAGGAAACCCAGACAGGAACGAGCCCGTGCAGGAGGACACAGCTGAGGGTGTTGGGTCCCCCTCAGGGATAGGTGGGTGATGGGCTCATGGGTCAGGCTGTGAGGAACGGGGCTTCTCTTTCCACACCCCTGAATCACGGGCCACATTGGAATCAAAGCAGATTTAACTAGAACGGGTGAGAAGAAGAGTCCGGGAGAAAAGGTCGGAAGACTTGGGCCGGGTCTGTGATGCAGCCATTGTTCTCTGAATCCTCACTAATGTGGCCCTGACCTGACTAACTCATGAGGCTCGCTGGCTTTTAAGATGTAGTTTGATCAAATTTCCATCAATGAGGGACTAGATAAGTAAATTTGAAAATAGGCCATATGAttcaggaattccactcctaggtatatatatacccaggagaaatGCAATCGAATATCTAGACAAAGACTTGtgtatgaatgttcatagcaacgtgattcataatagcaaaaaaatggaaactatccaaatgtccatcaactgatgaacagataagtaaaatgtggtctatccatataatggaatattatttgggaatgaaaaggaataaagtactgatacatgttacaacatagatgaaccttggaagcattatgctaagtgaaagaagccagttacaaaggacaacatgttgtatgattccatgtatatgaaaggTCAAGAATAGACAAGTCTAtaaaggcagaaagtagattagtgtttgcctaAGGTTGGGGTGGGGGACTAAGAGGTGATAACTAAGGGATACAGGGCTTATTTGGGGAATGATTAAAGTGTTCTGCAATTGATTTGGTGATAtttgtgaacatactaaaatCCATTGAATCATAGACTTTTAGTGGGTGAATTTTTTTGTAAGAAATCTGATTATTCAAATTTATTACTGTCAAGAATTATGCAATGATGCTGTAGTTTTcttaacaaatagaaaacagactGTGTACAACAGTGAACTCTATAGCACTAGCATCCACGAGGTAAAAATGAATGTCTCATTCATAGGATGTGGATTGTATTTCAATAATATAATATACGTACACAATGGAACACTACCCGGCTATGAAACAATGAGGAAGCTATTTGTGTACTGACGTGTAAAGATCTCCAAGATGTTTTGTTAAATGGAAACAGCAAAGAAGAGAGTATGTTACCATCTATGTAAGAAGGTAGGGGGAAAAATCATCCAGATCTGATTTTGCTCGTATAGGCATTGAAGAGCCCCTTAAAGGATGCCCGAGAAAGTAAGAGCAAGAGGAACCTGGGGAGGTGAGAACTGGGTAGATGGAGGGCAGGTGTGGGAGGGAGAATGCTCACTGTATATTCTTTATGAATATAAAGAAGTTTAACAGTGTTAAACACACCCATTCATTAAATGTAAATCTTTGTCAAAGCTCTATCTAGGCTCTTGCTGTCTCTTGCTGTGGGATGGTTGGACCCTGGTACCTCTGGCTCTGCCACAGAGACAGGGATTCCCAACACCCACCGTGAGAGGTGAGAAGGGGCAGATTGGAGATCCTTCATGATAAAGGGCaaatgggaacttccctggtggcgcagtggttaagaatccacccgccaatgcaggggacacgggttcgagccctggtccgggaagatcccacatgccgcggagcaactaagctcgtgcaccacaactactgagcctgcgcacctagagcccgtgctctgcaactaggagaggccaccgcagtgagaagcccgcgcactgcaacgaagacccaacgcagccaataaattaaaaaattttttaaaagaggggcAAATGGCAGTGAGGAGGGCTGGGAGTCAGGGTTCTAGTTCCCAATTTGTCCTTGTTGTGTAACCCTGGGCAAGTCCCCACCCCTCCTGCAGTTTCCTCCCTGCAAGGTGGAGGAGCAGCAAGGTCAATATCCTCGGGTCccagggagacagggaggaagcCTGGGGTGTAGGGAAGAGCTGCTCCTTGTGAGGGTGTCTGAACAGGAAGGCTGCCAGCACTGGCCGCCTCGGGAGAGGGAGAACACGTCTGGGCAGCTGGCGCCCAAGAGGTGCAGGCTTTGGAGCGTATTTCATCCGTGAAGTCAGAAGTTTTCGGCATTCAGCTCTACAGGATGTCAGTGTGGGACGCTGGGAGGGATAAGCTCCAGAAAAATAGGGGAGATGTAAGGAGAGGTGGCCTTTGGTCTCATCCGTACCACCAAGGGAGCACTGACATTAGGAGATAGCTCTGTGCCAGGCGTTTTCTTCCTGGATTCCGCCTCTTAGAATTCCTGCAAGGCGGGAGTATCATTCCCAGTTAAAGAGGGGAACGCTCTTTCAGGCTCAGAGAAGAgacttacccaaagtcatacagcttGTAGGTGCCAAAGGCCTTCTCCTTCCACACCGCGAATGTCACATTCAAGCTCGACCCAGAGTCCCATGAATTCTCCTGACTGCTTGTCCTACAGGTTGACTTGTAGACTGTCATTGCTGAGACATATCCATGACCTTGAAACCCTCCCTGTTGGCTGAAATTAAACTGTTATGTTAAAAGTCAAGGTAATAGGTACCTTACAGTTGAGGGTGTCtagagggggcaggaggggggctcTAGGGTGCTGGTCATGTCCTGTTTCAGGGGTTTGTTCAACTTGGGGCACATCCTAGAATTGTGTTCACTTTTCTGCATGTATGTCCTACTTCATTTCAAACCTCACCTTGCTGTTTAACATGGAAAGCCCTGATAGGCGACGGGAAAATAAAGTTGAAGGCTTatctagaaaaatacaaatgctgtttttaaaaagggttCTATATTCTGTCATGGCTGTGGCCACATGATACCATCTAAGGAAAAGTGCCCTgtgcctggggtggggatggtcaaGATCATGGCCACAGGGCCTGGGCAGCTGCCTGCCTTCTTATGCAGTGTGGGTGATGCCAACTATTTGTCATTCCCGAACGCTTACATAACAGCGAAATGTACCACCACGTGCGCCAAGAATTTCCTTCCCACTTATGTATGTCTCCTCTGGCCTTCTGGTTCAGTCTAGACAAATACCAACCTCAAGGCAGTCAAGGAAAGCCactcactcagtaaatatttgactgAGCTGGGACAAATATCCTCCTTCCTCTGGGAGGAAGGACCCCAATACCCTCTGGCTCCTTTGACGTTAGAACCTGAACTCTCCCAGGGGGCCATGGCTTTTTTTGTTACTGAAGAGCCAGTCAGCTTAGAGAATGGCTAAATTGGGAACCAAGGTGGCAGTGATATGGATTTGACAttccaaaacagagaaaaaaagaaaagaaacaagtgcTTTTGCATTTCATGGGGAcagaaatggtatttttaaaatgtcaataaataAATGCCTATATCTACACTTGACCTTCTTTCTAAGAAGTATTTTCTGGGTGTGGGAGGAAGACCCCACCAACCAAGTCTGACACCCTGCACTGTGAAAGGACATTAAAGCTGATGTTCGGGAGTCGTACGGCCAAGAACACAGATTCCAAGAGTCGTACGGCCAAGAACACAGATTCCAGGTGTGTCTGCCTTTGCAGGGGGTACAACCTCCCAGAGgacttttaaaagatgttttgcatattttaaaaagtctctaaCTTATATGTCACTCCTGCCCTTCCTTTCACCTTCATTGTCGTCTTCTAGCACTTACAGACATTACTCTTCTCTGCTGTCTCCAGGGAGTTACAGAGGAAAGCTCAGAGCCTTTGGAATTGGAGGACCCAGGTTCTAGTTGGGGCTTAATTGAGGGACTGTGGTCAAGTCACTTCCCTGACCTGAACTTCTGCTGTAAACAAAGGATAataaattgtgatgacatgaagGACTCCAAGGGGCAAATAGAGTCACACCTCATTTCTTCTCCCAATTAATTACTTGAGCCCTTGGTTGTCTGATTCATAGGAAATCTTATATTTATTTCCCTCTTAAGGCCTCCCAGGTTGACCAGGACTCCCAGGAACTTTGTCCAGAGTAGGGAAGGAGGGCAGCCTGACGCCCTCAGCCAAGCCCAGAGGACTAGAGTCTGAATAATCCTCTGCCGCTGTTGCCTCCAGCTGCCACATGGGGCCGCTGTTGAACACTGACCTTGCACAGTCTGTCAGATGAGGATGAACAAGTCTTCAAAGACTGAAAAAATGAACCCACAAGAGAAGGCATTAGCTCTAAACAGCTGCCTGTTGCTAGTTCACACCACAGAACTGACACAGAAGACTGTTCTGCTCCCTCTCTGGTTCCCTTGCTTCAGCCCTGGGGAGGTCAGACACCACAGTAACAAGGCGGGAGCAGAAACAGAAGAGCAGTGATGGAAGGAAGAAGGCGGCCCCCACTGCCCCCCTGCAGTTCTCCTGCCCCTGCAGCCTGAGCTGGAGACGGGGGAGCTTCAACCTGAGATCGAGCTCAGAATTTTGATTATGA encodes the following:
- the SMIM34 gene encoding small integral membrane protein 34: MPFAKPRDQGAPNQTQASPVLGHLLRDHLEGRNSTNSTRALQLPDGTSAAWYILTIIGIYGVIFLFRLASNVLRKNDKSLEDIYYSNLTSELKKKGLQSKAAKCSSLPITNRAVLQPNQASLGIMCGNSSPTPKSKESLESRGKQASVEEAQTSCFGEQLWV